The genomic DNA AACTTCAAAATATATATCAAACAGCCATTACCCAATTAAGACAAAGTGCCTTACTTCTAGGTGCAAATGCCATTGTTGGTTTAAAAATAGATTTTGATGAAATATCTGGTAAGGGCAAATCAATGTTTATGGTATCTGCTGTAGGAATGGCGGTTATTTTGAATTCTAAGCAAGAAACAAAAATTGTTTCAAAAGAAAATGTGATGAAAATTATACCATCACCTATCTTACATAAAGAATATTTAAAACGAGTTATCGTAAATACGATAGAAGCAGGAAGATTGCCAAACGAGGAACAATGGACATATCTTTTAAACAACCCTATAAATAATATTGCAGATTCGATATTAAAAAAGTATTTAGCTAATTACTATCGAGACAAATCTTTGCTTGGAATCGCAGAAAATTTGCTACTTCAAAATACAATAAGCTATTTTAGGATAATAGATTATAATACTGCTATAACTTGCCTTTATTCTCAATTAACAAAACATTTTGTCCCCATATTTGAAATCTTAGAAAAAGATAAGCTCTTTTCTTCAGATGCAATAATAAGTTTAATTGAAAGAGAAAATATCCAGATTGCTATCGCTTGTTTACTACTTGATAAAGACTATTATAATAAAGAGGATTTAAACAAAATGAATCAAATCATTACTCTTTTAGATTCTTTGCCTGATAAAGGTAAAATCCAGCCTGTAAAAAACCTTATAGGTAAAACTAAGGATAAATATATCTGTCCTTCTGGTCATAATAATGAGATAGAAAATGAATATTGTGAAATACTAAACTGTGGATTGAATATCAAAGGACTAACAGTAAAAGATATTAAACAAATAGATTTATTTAAGTTAAAGGTTGAATCACTAAATTACTTATTAAGTAAAAATTAAAAGAAATATTTGTAGAACGCACTCGAATTAAGAAAAACGGGTGTATCGTATTTTACTTATGCTTGTAATCTCAAAACAAACGGATTATTTATATCGGGAATGATGTTTTTTGTGATAAACTTATATACTTTGCTTACATCTTTCTTAAAATCCTGATCAGAATCATAAATTCGAACCAAGTCTTTTACATTATTTGAAAGAGCTGTTTTACTTCTAATATTAAGCACATCTGCTATCTTTTCGCGTAAACCGTTTTTCATCTTCTTACCAGCAAGGCTTTTTGGACAATACAACAATTCCACTACTCTTTTCCATTAAAACATCAGCGAGCAAACGTTTTCCCAGTAGCCATATAAGATTAAAAATACTTTTAAAAATCTTTGAATAAGTTTTGAATATTAATATCTTTGCATGAAATAGTACCTATATTTAGCTATTTAATAATTTATAAAATATGAAGACTAAAAACACAGACAAAGCAATCATCTGTTTTATGATGCTAATGTTAACTATATCTTGTGCTAAAGATTTATATAAAGATGACGAAGAAGGAAATGAAGGTGAACCGCCTTTTATATATTTAACTTATCTCTATCCTTTTGAAAATGAAGTACAAAATGCTGTGGCGGAAATAGTAATACAGACTGATAGAGAGATCAGTGTAAATGATATAACCTCTGAAATTCCGTATTTGAAGTTTAATAAATCATGGTTACTTATGCTTACCCAAGATGATTGCAAACATGCTACATATTGTCGAACATGGGCTGCTATTAACGGCAAACCGATAGCAAGTTCTAACCTTTCTTCTACTACTCCTGGTGCTCTTGATTTATATTATGATGCTGCTCAATTAGAAGCTGGCGATTTACCTCCCACTGCTATACCATCAAGTAAAACTTTAGGTAGCACAGATGGGAACGGCAATGAAGTGAGATTTTCCATTACTACCACCCTTTCTCCTGAGTCAAAATGGATGAATGCAAAAACAGATGTAAATCCAGGCTTTACAAAAAATTATTATAGGTTTTATATGAAATCTGGCCTTATTTGGGACAATGTGATTGAAATGCTTAATTATGGAACTGGCATTGCGTTTCATGATGTAAGTGCTGCTGAGGTAAATGATCCAGCAGATATTCGAAAGCATTACACCATTGCGCAAGATAGCATTCTTAGAAGACTAGATGGACGGGGATGTAAAATGCTTGCTGAACCAAATGGCAATAAAGCTTACGTGACAGCCGCTCGCCAATATTCTGATATTCAAACAATGGTAGCGCAAAATGGTACGGAGAAATTATATCCCTTTAAAGTTACAGATGATTTAAAAGGAAAGCTATTGCACAGGGTATTTAGTACTCCCGATAATCTAAAAGAAATAATCAAATCACAATTACAACGACCACACTCTGAACGTGAAGCTGTTCATATAGGAGTACATGCAACAGACGATAGCTGGATTGAGCTTTTAAAATGGGTTAATAATAATTATGGGAAAGACGGTGATGATTCCGTTTGGTTTCCTAGTCAAGAAGAATACTATGAATATAATTATTATCGTATACATGGAAGGATAAATATAGAGCAAGTAGATAAAAATACAATCAAATTAATAGTCAAACTCCCTAGTGAGAAATACTTTTACTATCCATCTATAAGCGTTAACTTAATGGGAATTAAGAAAAAAGAAATAATGTCTGTTTCTTCAAATAATATAGTAACAGGCCTTTCTTATGGAGATTATAATAATGGGTTAACAGTAAATATAGACTGCCGAAAGCATCTACAAGATCATGCTGAACATTTCGTTGAACAATATGAGAAAGATAGATCAAACAAAACTAAAAAAGCAGATGCGCTTTATTTTACTAATATGCTTAAAGAATCCCCAGAGAAGATTAAACTTTTAAAAAGGGTGGAATAATAAAAACTTCTTTAATAATAGTATTCAAAGACCATGTAGATTATCATTAAAGTTCTAAGTCCTCTTTGGGATGTTTCTAAGTGTTTAAAGATAATAATTTAAAAATAACTACGCACTATATCTATATCATTGTATAGTGCGTATTATATTTATTTACCCTAAAGTAGAGAGGAGATTTTCAAACTTATCAGCATAATAAAGTGGTTGCGTCTCTTTGGGATTACCTGGATTGACTTGATTCTCGCCGTAATTTAGTCCGGCTCCGGTTAAAGACTTAAATTTCTTCATCCCCTTATGTGAAGGCCGTTCAAGTTCAGTGATAAAGCCCTTTTCTTTCATTTTAATATTGAAATCTCGTGCATTCATCCCAACACCGGCACGTTTGAGTAACTCGGTAGCTGAAAGTAGTTGGTTTTTTGATTCAATGTAATCCGGAGTGGGTAAGCCTAACGGTTCGGCGATAGTTTTCGCCAATGCCAGTTTAGATGAATCGTTCAAACGCAAAAATTTCGCCAACCAATCAGCGGTAGCGATTTTCGTTTTAACTTCACCCAAAAGTGAAGACGAAACTATCTTTTGATCATTTGCGGTATGATGAAATACTTGTCGGTAAACCTCAAAGACAGGACGAACTTTCTTGACAATAAAATACTCAAGGCAAGAAACCGTTAAATAATAATCAATTGAAGCAAATTTTCCACCTTGCGGATTTTGCCGCAAGGTTTTGTAATCATCATTTTCAATGAAGTCTCTCCGTAAGGCTTCGACGGCATCTGCTTTTCTACCATACACCAACGGCCAAACATCATCTAGGTTTACCGGATATTCTTCTTTTTGCTTTTACAGCATTAAAACAGCGGTGAAATACTTTTTAATTTCTTCGCTTGAACTTGATTTTGATAATTGATTCATATTGTTAACTTTTAAAGTGAATTT from Parabacteroides pacaensis includes the following:
- a CDS encoding YbjQ family protein codes for the protein MSDHFLISTTNTIENAEIEHYLDLVSTNIVIGTNFFADFSASFTDIFGGYANTYQSKLQNIYQTAITQLRQSALLLGANAIVGLKIDFDEISGKGKSMFMVSAVGMAVILNSKQETKIVSKENVMKIIPSPILHKEYLKRVIVNTIEAGRLPNEEQWTYLLNNPINNIADSILKKYLANYYRDKSLLGIAENLLLQNTISYFRIIDYNTAITCLYSQLTKHFVPIFEILEKDKLFSSDAIISLIERENIQIAIACLLLDKDYYNKEDLNKMNQIITLLDSLPDKGKIQPVKNLIGKTKDKYICPSGHNNEIENEYCEILNCGLNIKGLTVKDIKQIDLFKLKVESLNYLLSKN
- a CDS encoding polysaccharide deacetylase family protein, producing MKTKNTDKAIICFMMLMLTISCAKDLYKDDEEGNEGEPPFIYLTYLYPFENEVQNAVAEIVIQTDREISVNDITSEIPYLKFNKSWLLMLTQDDCKHATYCRTWAAINGKPIASSNLSSTTPGALDLYYDAAQLEAGDLPPTAIPSSKTLGSTDGNGNEVRFSITTTLSPESKWMNAKTDVNPGFTKNYYRFYMKSGLIWDNVIEMLNYGTGIAFHDVSAAEVNDPADIRKHYTIAQDSILRRLDGRGCKMLAEPNGNKAYVTAARQYSDIQTMVAQNGTEKLYPFKVTDDLKGKLLHRVFSTPDNLKEIIKSQLQRPHSEREAVHIGVHATDDSWIELLKWVNNNYGKDGDDSVWFPSQEEYYEYNYYRIHGRINIEQVDKNTIKLIVKLPSEKYFYYPSISVNLMGIKKKEIMSVSSNNIVTGLSYGDYNNGLTVNIDCRKHLQDHAEHFVEQYEKDRSNKTKKADALYFTNMLKESPEKIKLLKRVE
- a CDS encoding antA/AntB antirepressor family protein, which translates into the protein MYGRKADAVEALRRDFIENDDYKTLRQNPQGGKFASIDYYLTVSCLEYFIVKKVRPVFEVYRQVFHHTANDQKIVSSSLLGEVKTKIATADWLAKFLRLNDSSKLALAKTIAEPLGLPTPDYIESKNQLLSATELLKRAGVGMNARDFNIKMKEKGFITELERPSHKGMKKFKSLTGAGLNYGENQVNPGNPKETQPLYYADKFENLLSTLG